The following coding sequences lie in one Arachis ipaensis cultivar K30076 chromosome B03, Araip1.1, whole genome shotgun sequence genomic window:
- the LOC107632854 gene encoding uncharacterized protein LOC107632854, with the protein MAIAMQATAEALGNQINQGNHGNNNHEDGPMTVATFLKVHPPTFRRTSNLTDADNWIQAMERALQAQQVPEEQWVKFGTYQLQGEAQYWWQGTRRILQPDGAAIPWEVFWTEFYKKYFPNSVRNTKKLELMQLKQGQMIVAEYTSKFEELCRFSRICQGAPEDFAEWKCINIKEVFGAIF; encoded by the coding sequence ATGGCTATAGCTATGCAGGCAACAGCTGAGGCATTGGGTAATCAGATAAACCAGGGTAATCACGGGAACAATAATCATGAGGACGGTCCTATGACAGTTGCTACATTTCTGAAAGTTCACCCTCCGACTTTTAGGAGAACCTCAAATCTTACTGatgcagataattggattcaGGCTATGGAAAGGGCGTTACAGGCACAACAGGTTCCTGAAGAGCAATGGGTTAAATTTGGAACTTATCAGTTGCAAGGTGAagctcagtattggtggcagggaacacgACGTATCCTGCAGCCTGATGGTGCTGCGATTCCTTGGGAGGTTTTCTGGACAGAATTTTATAAGAAATATTTTCCTAATTCAGTCAGAAATACCAAGAAACTTGAACTGATGCAATTAAAGCAGGGACAGATGATTGTTGCTGAGTATACTAGTAAATTTGAAGAGTTATGTCGCTTTTCTCGTATTTGTCAAGGTGCGCCTGAAGATTTTGCTGAATGGAAGTGTATAAATATAAAGGAGGTCTTCGGAGCGATATTCTGA
- the LOC107632853 gene encoding probable CCR4-associated factor 1 homolog 9, which yields MTETALLEPSPNSSVVIRQVWAASEFRIISSLIDKYLFVSIDTESPARARQPPSHRNQQQNSLHLEFNFRDFNLIRDIHAKDSVALLCSQGIDFARNAVARVSSVHFAKLAAASGLLFNKALTMVTFHGAYDIGYLVKILTWGCSSTRLEEFLEIVKELFGGNAYDVKHVMRFCNGLYGGLEKVADTLQLDRVAGKCHQAAATPFTRLEKLIFWLMMMGLGNMLMYFLG from the exons ATGACCGAGA CTGCGCTTCTAGAGCCTAGTCCCAACAGCTCGGTTGTGATCAGGCAAGTGTGGGCTGCCTCCGAGTTCCGAATCATAAGCAGCCTGATTGACAAATATCTATTTGTCTCCATTGACACTGAATCTCCAGC AAGAGCACGGCAACCTCCCTCACATAGGAACCAACAACAAAACTCACTACATCTGGAGTTCAATTTCAGAGACTTCAACCTCATACGTGACATTCACGCAAAGGACTCTGTGGCACTCTTATGCAGCCAGGGCATCGACTTTGCACGCAATGCAGTGGCCAGAGTTTCTTCAGTGCATTTTGCGAAGTTGGCAGCAGCATCCGGGCTGCTGTTCAACAAAGCACTGACAATGGTCACATTCCATGGTGCTTATGATATTGGATATTTGGTGAAGATTCTGACATGGGGGTGTTCTTCGACGCGCTTGGAGGAGTTCTTGGAGATTGTGAAGGAGCTGTTTGGGGGAAATGCTTATGATGTGAAGCATGTGATGAGGTTCTGCAATGGCCTTTATGGTGGTTTGGAAAAGGTGGCTGACACACTTCAACTGGACCGAGTTGCTGGGAAGTGTCATCAGGCTGCTGCCACACCTTTCACAAGATTAGAGAAACTTATTTTTTGGTTAATGATGATGGGTTTAGGGAATATGTTAATGTATTTTTTGGGTTAG